The Candidatus Krumholzibacteriia bacterium genome includes the window CGGCGAAGCGGGGAACCGGGTTTACAAGGTGCGGCACAACGACACCTTGCGCATCGCGGCGCAGCAGGACCACGCCCAGGTCGCGGCACCGGGATACGCCATGTACTACCTCTGGATCGTTCGACACCTGGAAGACAGCCCGTACGCGGGCTTCGAATACGCCGCGGAGCACACCTGGATTCTCGATCCCGCGGCGCCCATCTGGGAGCCCGCGACTGTCCCACTTGGCCCCCCGGTCGCCAACCCGCGGCCCCCGAAGAAGCGCGCGGCGAGCGGGACCAAACGGCGCCGGCGCGTGGAGCCACCCGGAGCACGGCCCCGACAAGTCAATCCGCCCGGAGCCCCGTCACGCGCGGTCGAGGCGACCGGAGCGCATGCATTCGCGGTCGAGCCACCCAGAGTTCAGTCATCCGGCGTCGAGCCGGGCGAAGCGCAATCGTCCGTTGTCGAGCCAGGCGAAGCTCAGTCATCCGGCGTCGAGCCGGGCGAAGCGCAGTCATCCGGTGTCGAGCCAGACGAAGCCCACGAGGCAGGCAATGACCCCAACGACTGAGTCCGACCCCCGCCTCGATGGCGGCCGTGCAAGCCAGGAGACGGTGCGCCTCAGCATGGCTGCAGCTCTCGTGCGCTTCCTCACTGCCCAGTACATCGAGCGCGACGGCGTGGAGCATCGGCTCATCCACGGCGTCGCCGGCATCTTCGGACACGGCAACGTCGCGGGTCTCGGTCAGGCCCTGGAAGAGCATGGTGGAGCAGAGCTCCCCTTCATCCAGCCGAAGAACGAGCAAGGCATGGTGCACATGGCGGTGGCCTTCGCCAAAGCGCGGCACCGCTTGGGTGCGCTCGCCTGCACCACCTCCGTCGGCCCGGGGGCGACGAACATGGTGACCGGTGCCGCCACCGCCACGGTGAACCGACTGCCCGTGCTGCTCCTCCCCGGTGATGTCTTCGCCAACCGGCTGCCGGCGCCCGTCCTGCAGCAGCTCGAACACCCGCACAGCATGGACACGAGCGTGAACGATTGCTTCAAGCCGGTGTCGCGCTACTGGGATCGCATCCAGCGACCCGAGCAGTTGCTCGCCGCGCTGCCCGAAGCGATGCGTGTGCTGGCGTCACCGTCGGAGACAGGAGCGGTGACGCTCTGTTTGCCCGAGGACGTGCAAGCGGAAGCCTGGGATTACCCGGCGAGGTTCTTCGCCAAAAAGGTGTACCGGGTGCCCCGACCGCGCTGCAGTCCCGACGAAATCGCGGCGGTGGCGGCGTTGGTGCGCGCGGGGAAGCGGCCCCTCTTGGTGGCTGGCGGCGGCGTGCATTACGCCGAGGCCAGGGTGGCGCTGCGGGAGTTCGTCGAGACCACAGCGATCCCGGTCGGCGTGACCCAGGCGGGGAAGGGCGCGCTGCCCGACGCTCACCCCTCGTGCCTCGGGGCCATCGGCGTCACCGGAACAGCCGCAACGGCTTCGCTCGCCCGGGAAGCCGATGTCGTCCTGCTCGTAGGCACCCGCCTCGGCGACTTCACGACGGCGTCGAAGACCCTGTTCCAGAATCCCGCCGTGCGCTTCGTCGCCATCCAGATCAATGCTTTCGATGCGCACAAGCACGGAGCGCTGCCGCTGGTCGGTGATGCCCGAGCGATCCTGCAGGACCTCCGTGCCGCCTTGCAGGGGTATTCGGTGTGTCCGGGCTATGCCGCCGAGATCGTCACCGCCCGCGCGGCATGGGAGCGCTGCCGGCAGGCGCTCGTCCATCCAGCCGCTGCGAGCCGCAGTCTCGTGCAGGGCGAGGTCATCCGCATCGTCAACGAAACGGTGCCCGAGCACGCCACGGTGGTGCACGCCGCTGGCGGACTGCCGGGGGATTTGCACAAGTTGTGGCGCTCGCGCGATGTCGACGACTACCACGCGGAGTACGGCTACTCGTGCATGGGCTACGAGATCGCCGGGGCGTTGGGGGTGAAGCTGGCGCGGCCGGATCGCGAGGTCTTCGCCTTGGTCGGCGACGGCAGCTATCTCATGCTGCACACCGAGCTCGTGACGGCCCTCCAGGAGGACCTCAAGATCACCATCGTGCTGCTCGACAACGGGGGCTACCAGTGCATCCACGGACTGCAGAGAGCTTGCGGCGGTAACAGCTTCGGCAACGAATTCCGTCGCCGCAGCCAGGCGAACGGCCGCCTCGAGGGCGAGAGGCTGGAGATCGACTTCGCCCAGAACGCCCGCAGCCTGGGTGCCGTGGGGCTTCGAGCCGAGAACGAGGACGAGCTCGTCGCCGCCCTGGCAGCGGCGAGCAGTGAGAAACGCAGCGTGCTCATCCACGTACCGGTGGAGCCGAGCCCGCTGCCCGGTTTCGCCTGGTGGGACGTGCCCGTGGCCGAGGCCTCGGATGAGACTTCGGTGCAGGACGAACGCCGGCGCTACGAAGAGGCGCGGCGGAAGCGGATCTTCTACTACTGAGCACGTTGGCGAGGCGGCGGCAGCAGAGAAAGGGGCGGCGATGCAAGCCAGCGGCTGGCAAGTGCAGGTCGGAGCGAATCCGATCATCTGGAGCAACGACGACTTCGAGGATCTGGGCGGGGACATCCCGCTGGAACGCTGTCTCGAGGAGATGCACGCGGCCGGTTATGCCGGCAGCGAGCTGGGTCACAAGTTTCCGCGGAGCGCGGACACGCTGGCGCCGCTGCTCCGGCGCTTCGACTTGCAGCTCGTCTCGGGTTGGCACAGCACCAATCTCCTGGAGAACACCTTCGCCGAGGAGGAAAAGCGCTTCGGCGCACACCTGGATTTCCTGGCGCGGATGGGCTGCAAGGTGGTCATCGTCGCCGAGTGCAGCCGTCGCATCTATCACGATCCGCAACAACCGCTCGTCTTCACCGGCCGGGAGGATTTGCTGAGCGAGGCGGAGTGGCTGCGCCTGACGAAAGGTCTCGATGCGCTGGCACGCATGGCTGACCAGCGCGGCCTGCACCTGGTCTATCACCAGCACATGGGAACGGTGATCCAGGACGCTCGCGAGATCGACCGGCTCATGACGATGACGCAGCACGTCCGGTTGCTCATCGACACGGGGCATCTCCTCTTCGCCGACGCCGAGCCATTGCGCGTCCTCGTGAAACACCGGCTGCGGGTCGGTCATGTGCACCTGAAAAA containing:
- the iolD gene encoding 3D-(3,5/4)-trihydroxycyclohexane-1,2-dione acylhydrolase (decyclizing) codes for the protein MTPTTESDPRLDGGRASQETVRLSMAAALVRFLTAQYIERDGVEHRLIHGVAGIFGHGNVAGLGQALEEHGGAELPFIQPKNEQGMVHMAVAFAKARHRLGALACTTSVGPGATNMVTGAATATVNRLPVLLLPGDVFANRLPAPVLQQLEHPHSMDTSVNDCFKPVSRYWDRIQRPEQLLAALPEAMRVLASPSETGAVTLCLPEDVQAEAWDYPARFFAKKVYRVPRPRCSPDEIAAVAALVRAGKRPLLVAGGGVHYAEARVALREFVETTAIPVGVTQAGKGALPDAHPSCLGAIGVTGTAATASLAREADVVLLVGTRLGDFTTASKTLFQNPAVRFVAIQINAFDAHKHGALPLVGDARAILQDLRAALQGYSVCPGYAAEIVTARAAWERCRQALVHPAAASRSLVQGEVIRIVNETVPEHATVVHAAGGLPGDLHKLWRSRDVDDYHAEYGYSCMGYEIAGALGVKLARPDREVFALVGDGSYLMLHTELVTALQEDLKITIVLLDNGGYQCIHGLQRACGGNSFGNEFRRRSQANGRLEGERLEIDFAQNARSLGAVGLRAENEDELVAALAAASSEKRSVLIHVPVEPSPLPGFAWWDVPVAEASDETSVQDERRRYEEARRKRIFYY
- the iolE gene encoding myo-inosose-2 dehydratase → MQASGWQVQVGANPIIWSNDDFEDLGGDIPLERCLEEMHAAGYAGSELGHKFPRSADTLAPLLRRFDLQLVSGWHSTNLLENTFAEEEKRFGAHLDFLARMGCKVVIVAECSRRIYHDPQQPLVFTGREDLLSEAEWLRLTKGLDALARMADQRGLHLVYHQHMGTVIQDAREIDRLMTMTQHVRLLIDTGHLLFADAEPLRVLVKHRLRVGHVHLKNVRPDVVLRARAEKQSFAWAVRAGVFTVPGDGGYDFAPLLKLLRATGYAGWLVVEAEQDPRRASPLHNAKLGRETVLHLAGV